The genomic DNA GAAACTCAATATATAATAGTCCAAAAGAAAGGGACTAATCCCCCCGCATCCCGATAATTATCGGGATTAAGCGGGGCTTTCGGGATGTAGTTCGGCATTGCCATTCTAAAAACTTATCCGCCACAGGCGGATAACTATTATAGTTTAAGAAATGGTATTAAACTGGATTTTGGTATAATAGTTGGATTTGGGATCACACATCAAAAAATAAATATAAATAGCATGAAAAAAATAACATTCCTCTCTGCCTTTGCTTTCGCTATGATAATAGGCGTTAAAGCACAAACTCCAGCCGCAAAGGTTGTTAACCCAAATCAAGCCGAAATTCAATTTGAAGAAACCCTTCACGATTTTGGGAACATTAAAGAAGGTACCCAAGCTACCTTTGAATTCAAATTTAAAAACATAGGCAAAGAACCTTTAATAATTTCAGATGTACAAAGAGGTTGTGGTTGTACAACTCCAGTTTGGCCTAAAGAACCGATTGCCCCAGGAAAAACTGCTGTAGTTACAGCTACTTTCGATTCAAACGGTCGCCCAGGTGTATTCAATAAAATAGTTACTGTTACCTCCAATGGTAAAACATCTTCAGTGGTGCTCACTTTAAAAGGTTTTGTTGAAAATACTCCCAAACCTCAACCACCCGTTATACAGCCGACTCCTCCCAAACCATAATGCATTTTGACTGCTATATTTCTTAAGTCGGCTTTTTGAAGTCGACTTTTTTATTTAATATGGCCTAAGTTTGCAACCTTTTTACTAAAATAACGGTCATGTATATTATCTGTTCCACCCTAATTATAATATTATTGAATCAAAACTCAACTCAATCACTAGCATAACTATAAATTGAAATTATCAGTAATAATAGTTAATTACAATGTAAAGTATTTCTTGGAGCAGTGTCTTCTATCTGTGAGGCATGCATCAAAAGGGCTTGCAGTTGAAGTATTTGTGGTTGATAATAATTCTGTAGACGGGTCGGTGCAGATGGTCGCTGAAAAATTTCCTGAGTTTCATATTATAGCCAACAAAGAAAATGTTGGCTTTTCGAAAGGAAATAACCAAGCCATAAAAATTGCAAAAGGAGATTATATACTTTTACTGAATCCTGATACAGTTGTTCAGGATGATACATTTGCCAAAACTATAGAGTTTATGGATTCGCATGCTGATGCTGGTGGCTTGGGTGTGATGATGGTGGACGGGGGAGGAAAATATTTACCCGAAAGCAAACGTGGCTTGCCTTCGCCCAGTGTGGCATTATACAAAATGTTTGGATTGTCAAAATTATTCCCAAAATCGAAAGTATTCGGGGCTTACCATTTGGGGTATTTGGACCAAAATGAAACACATGAAATCGATGTACTTTCTGGTGCATTTATGATGTTGCGAAAATCGTTGTTGGATAAAATTGGTGCACTCGATGAAACCTTTTTTATGTATGGCGAAGATGTTGATTTGAGTTATCGTATTACACAAGCTGGGTACAAAAATTATTATTATCCGGGTTCTACTATTATACATTACAAAGGAGAGAGTACTAAGAAAAGTTCGGTAAACTATGTACTGGTATTTTATAAGGCGATGGCCATTTTTGCCCAGAAGCATTTTCAAAGAAACAAGGCAGGGCTGTTTGGTTTGTTGATTAATATGGCCATATACCTTCGAGCAGGATTGGCAATTGTACAAAGATTTATATATATGTTGTGGCGACCAGTTTTGGAAGGATTGCTTTGTTTTGCCTCCCTATATATATTGATACAATTTTGGGAAACACAGCGATACCCGAATGGAGGTTATTATCCCGCAGAATTTTTTAAAGTGAATGCACCTATATATAGCATATTGTGGGTATTGGGTATATATTTGAATGGAGGTTACAGAAGCAATGCAGGCCTGCTGAGCCTGGGCAGAGGTATTATAACTGGTACTTTAGCAGTGGCTGTATTTTATGCATTTGCACCGCTGGAAATTAGGTTTAGTCGTGCATTAATTTTATTGGGAGGTGTGGGAGCATTTACGATATGTATTATAGAAAGATTAGTAATCAATGGCCTTATATATAAAAGTTTGATACCCCGATGGGGCAAAGAAAAAAATGCGTTAATAGTTGGTGATTTGGATGAAGCCATCCGTGTTAAAAATTTATTGGAAAAACTGGCAGCACCTGTAAAAACTTTAGGCATCGTGACACCCGAAAAAGCTGCAAAAGATGATGACCGTATAATAGGCTATATGGCCCAGTTGCCCCAACTAATAGAAGTATTTAGTATTAGCGAAGTTATATTTTGCTCGAAGGATATTAAAGCCAAAGATATTATAACTTTTATGGGTAATAGTAATGCCCGGCATGTAGATTATAAGATAGTGCCCGAAGAAAGTTTGTTTGTGATTGGTAGCAATTCCAAAAATTCACGCGGAGATTTTTATACCATCGAAATACATTTAGAATTATCGCAGCAAGGTAATAAAAGGCTGAAGAGAGCGTTTGATATTTTGATAGCTATCATAGCAATTATTGTATCACCTCTAGCCATTATACTTCAAGGTTTCAAATTTCATATTCTGCAATATGCATGGCAGGTATTTATCAATAAAAGGACTTGGGTGGGCTATGCTGGTGTAGGTAAAGCCGACGGACTGCCCTCATTGAAACCGGGTGTATTTTCACCTGCCGATGTGGTAGGAGCGTTGCCCGAAAATGGGAAAACTTTTGAGAAGATAAATTTATTATATGCCAAGAATTACTCGGTGGACAAAGACCTTGGTATTATAGTACAAATGATATTTAAGAAGAAGAAGTCCTAAGCCAATTCTCGGTCTGTATTTCGCTTTATATCTTTTTGTTTGAGGTCGTCTCTTTTATCATAGGTTTTTTTGCCGCGGGCTAGGGCTATTTCAATTTTAGCATAACCAGTTTCCGAGAAGAATATTTCAATGGGAACAATGGTTAATCCTTTTTCTTTTGTTTTGTTTAATAGTTTTTTGAGTTCAGGTTTTTTTAATAATAAAACCCTTTCACGCATGGGTTCATGGTTATTGTAACTGCCTTGTTTATATACACCAATATGCAAATTTCTCAATATCAAATTGCCTTTAAAAAAAGTACAAAATGCATCACCCATATTTACATTTCCTGCACGAACAGATTTAACTTCAGTGCCCGTTAAAGCAATGCCCGCCTTGTAACGGTCAATAAATTCATATTCGAATTTTGCTTTTTTATTTATAATGCTGGGCACAGGGTTATTTTATATTTTATATTTTTATTTCGGTCTGAATAGTCTTCGATATACGCCGTGGCGGATAGACTGACAGTTGACATCCTGTCTGCCGCGGCTGATATCAAAGGATTATACCATACTTACTTTTATAGCATTGGTACGTTGTTTTTCATGTATGGGCATACTGGCAGTATGGATCACGATATCACCGTGTGATACAAATCCTTTTACCTTGAGTATCTCAATAAGGTCGCTAAAAGTTTGATCGGTGCTTTCGTATTTATTATAATATAAACCACGCACACCCCACACCAAACTAAGTGTATTGAGCAAAGGTATATTACTGGTAAAAATAAATATATTTGCTTTGGGTCTAAAGCTTGATATTTTATATCCTGTATAACCCGAATAAGTCATGCCAACAATGGCTTTTGCACCTAAATGGTCACTCATGCGGCATGCGGTAAAACATATTTCGTCGCTCAAGAAAAGTGGTGAATCGGATGTAGGTTTTTTGCCTTTAAAATACACTTCATTTTCTTTTTCTACCTGTGCAATAATTTCACTCATTTTCTGTACTGCTTCAAATGGGTATGCTCCTACAGAGGTCTCTGCACTTAGCATTACTGCGTCTGCTCCATCAAAAACAGAGTTGGCAATATCATTTACTTCGGCTCGTGTGGGCGTAGGATTCTTTATCATACTCTCCATCATTTGCGTTGCAACTATTACAGGTTTACCAGCCAAAATACAACTCTTTATAATATGTTTTTGTATAACAGGCACCTCTTCCATTTTCATCTCCACACCCAAGTCGCCACGAGCTACCATAACGCCATCGGTTACTTGTAATATCTCATCGAAGTTTTGAACACCTTCTGGTTTTTCTATCTTGGCAATCACACGGGTGGTCTTGCCTTTACTTTCTATAATCTGTTTTAATTCTATAATATCGGATGCTTTGCGAACGAAGGAAAGCCCTATCCATTCCACATTATGTTGCAATCCAAAATCGAGATCTGCCAAATCTTTTTCGGTGAGGCAGGGCAAAGACGTATTGGTTTGTGGCAGGTTAAATCCTTTTTTGGAAGTAAGCAGCCCACCATATATAATTTTCGTTTCTATATTATTTAGGCCATCAGTCGAAAGTACTTGAAGGTGTATTTTGCCATCGTCGAGTAGTATATGTTCTCCTATTTTCACCTCGGCTGGAAGATTGGTATGGTTTACATATATTTTTTGTGGTGTGCCTATAATGGGTTGATTGGTAACAGTAAGGGTGGAGCCTTCTATGAGATACACGCCATCGGGGCCCATATCGCCCACACGGAGTTTAGGGCCTTGCAAGTCGAGCAATATACATATATTATTATGCGTGGCATGGTTGAAATCCCGCACATTTTGTATCACTTGTCGGTGGTCTTCGTAGCTACCGTGAGAGAAGTTGAGACGGCATACATTGGCTCCTGATTCTATAAGTTTGGTGAGGTTTTCGTAACTACTGGTTGCTGGGCCTATCGTGGCTACTATTTTGGTACGATTGAAATTGATATTGGACATAATGATATAGTGCTGCAAATATAATACCTAAGGATGAAGTATAAAGTAGTTAGTATAAAGATGAAAGCCCGAAGTTGGAAGTTTGAAGTTTGATGTTGGTTCGCCGCGGCGAAGGAAGTGGGAAGTTTGAAGTAGGAAGTTTGAAGCAGGAAGTTTGAAGCAGGAAGTAGGTTCGCCGCGGCGAAGGAAGTTTGAAGTGAGAGTAGTAGATTTCAAACTTCTGGCTTCAGACTTCTAGCTTTTTATAAGGTTGGAATATATAAAACTTCTGGCTTCAGACTTCTAGCTTTTTATAAGGTTGGAATATATAAAACTTCTGACTTCGGACTTCTAGCTTTTTATAAGGTTGGAATATATAAAACTTCTGACTTCTGGCTTCAGACTTCTAGCTTTTTATAAGGTTGGAATATATAAAACTTCTGACTTCGGACTTCTAGCTTTTTATAAGGTTGGAATCTATAAAACTTCTAGCTTCGGTCTTCCTACTTCTAGCTTACCTCAATCTCGGGTCTAATCTGGCATATAACAAATCGACCAACAAATTTATAAGCACAAATAAAAACGCTACTGTTACTACTGCACCCATCACCACAGGCAAATCGTTTTTTTCCAAAGCATCCACAGTTACCATTCCCAGTCCACGATAGTTGAATACAAATTCTACAAAAAAGGCTCCCGCCATTAAGCTTGCAAACCATCCAGAAACTGCAGTTAAAACAGGGTTAAGGGCATTACGCAAAGCATGGTAAACCAATACACGGTATTCGCTCAAGCCCTTGGCACGGGCGGTTCGTACATAATCCATGCCCATGGCATCGAGCATACTATTACGTGTTAATTGTGTAATAACTGATAGCGGACGAATGCCCAAAGTAATAGCAGGTAATATCAAATTTGCCCATACAATATGGCGTCCTGTTTCAAAATCAAAATCATATAGACTTCCGGTCATGCTAAGGCCAGTATAGCTCGACCATAAGTATCCAAACAACCAAGCAATAAGCACTGCCGCAAAAAAAGAAGGGATAGAAACACCCAAATTTGTGATAGTGAGTAATAATTTATCGACCCAAGTATTTTGTTTAAGTGCACATATAATACCCAAATATATACCACCGAAAATAGCCAATAACATGGCCGCCGATGCTAGAATAGCTGTGCATTTGATTGCGGGTTCCAATATTTCTCCTACTGGTTTTTTGCTCACAAACGAGCGACGTAGATACGGCCACTTGAATACAACAGCACTTTTTCCTACACTGATTATTTTTGCCCAATTGTATTTTTCTGTATTTGTTTTATCATCTGTATGAAATGAAATTGGACTGAGGTCATTTATGTAAGTAACGAGTCTTTCTGAAAAGGGTTGGTTAAGTCCAAATTCTATTTCCAAAGCTTGTTGACTTGCCTTATCACTTCGTTGTCCAAGAGCGTCCATGGCTGCTCCGCCTGCTGTGGCATTGAACAAGGTAAATACGAGTATCACAACTCCCAACATCACAAAAAGACTATATGCAATTTTTTTTAGCAACATTATATAGTTTATTTTGGTTTATATATAATATACTTTCGGCATGCTTACAATATTATATATAATACTATTAAAAGGTATCTTTCAAATCGGGGAATCGCGGTTCGGAATTTTTCACAATTCCTTTACAAAAAATCTGCATCATAGGTCCAGCAAGTAAACTGGTAACTATTGCCATGATTATGAGTGCTACAAATATAGTTTCATTAATAAGTTTAGCCTCGAAAGCCAAATTTGCTAAAATAATTTCCATGGCTCCACGGGCGTTCATCCCAAATCCCACAGCTAAGGATTCTTTTATATTGAGTCCGCCTATATAGGATCCTAAAGTTGCTCCCAATAATTTGGTGGTAATTGCAGCAATTAAAATTAATGCAGTTATATGCCAATCGAAATGGGCAATAAAATCGAGACGCAAACCTATAGAAACAAAAAACAACGGGGCGAAAATATTTGTCACAAATTGATATATAATATTTCGTGCATCGTAAGTGAGGTGTTTGCTATCGCCAAATGCAATACCGAAAATAAATGCTCCGAACACCGCATGTATTCCTATATATTCTGTAAAGGCCGCACCCAAAAAACAGAGTCCGAATGCCATACTTAAAACACCGCCTGGCCAAGAAAATTTTTTCTGAAACCAAGGGAGTGATTTATCAATCAGCCATTTTGCACCAGTCAAAATAACGATAGCATAAGCAAAAGTGAGTGCTATTGTTTGCCATAAAGCAAAAGTGGCTTCCTTATGCGTTTGTATTAAACTGAGTACAATACTAAAAATAAGCCAGCCCATCAAATCATCTATCATGGCAGCGGCTATTACAATGCTGCCGATATGGGTTTTATATAACCCCAAGTCGAGCAAGGTGCGGGCTATTACGGGCAACGCTGTAATACTTAATGCAGTTCCCAAAAACAAGGCGAATACTTTTTTATTAGCTTGTTCAATATGGAAGTAATCAGTGAAAAAATATCCCAATAATATACCTACCGCCATGGGCATTAGGAAGCCTCCCATACTGGCAAGGAGTGCACGCTTCCCGTTTTTTCGCAATATATGCAATTCCACTTCCATGCCCGCCACAAACAGAAGCATAATTACCGAAAGCGAAGTGATACCATTAAGTGCAAGTGGCACATTTCCAACACTGGGGAATAAGTGATCGCCCCATACAGGTTTGAAATGCCCCAGAATTGTTTTGCCTAAAATAATCCCTGTAATAATTTCACCTACTACCAAGGGGAATTTAAACTTCCGTGCAAATTCCCCCACAAAACGTGATAAAATAAGCATTACCCCTAACGACGTAATAAGGGTAACGATATCACTGTGGCTCAGTTTCATGGTGCAGGGTCAAATTTTTTTTTCTGAAGTATTATATATATATATTACAACTGAACTTTCTGCCGCAGCGGACTATTTTTCAAGTAAAAAAGTATCTGTTGCATTTCTGCAACAATATTAATTGAATAAGTCCAATGAAAACGATGGAAGTTATTTGCAATTTATTCACTTACTTCGCCCCCCTAACCCAATACCAAAATCAACATGCAAAATCGTAGAGACTTTATCCGCAAAACTGCTATGGGCACATTAGCTATAGCATTTGCTAACAATATGGATGCCGCTGTTTCCATGCCTTCGCCTCAGTTATTAGATAGTGACGAAGAAAAGTTTTGGAAACTTATACGTAACCAATTTCCTTTGAGCAAAGAAAAAATTTATTTGAATAATGGAACGATGGGTCCTTCTCCTTACCCCGTTATTAATGCGGTGCATGAAGCCATGCGTGATAATGATATACAAGGAAATTACGGAGGCTGGGAAAAAACTGCCGATAAAATTGCAGGATTTGTGGGTGCTCTCCCCGATGAAATTGCACTCACACATAATGTAACAGATGGCATTAATATAGTGGCCTGGGGAGTTCCACTAAAAAAAGGCGATGAAGTAATTTTGACAACACATGAGCATGTAGGCAATGCTACGCCTTGGCTTAACAGAGCCAAACTTGATGGTATTGTTATAAAAGTATTTACGCCTGCCAAAACCGCTGCCGAAACTTTGCAACGTATTAATGATGTCCTTACCAAAAAAACAAAAGTGATTGCAGTGCCGCATATTCCTTGTACCATCGGACAAATTTTACCGATTAAGGAAATTTGCAAATTAGCCAAAGATAAAAATATATTTTCCTGTATTGATGGTGCTCATGGACCCGGAATGTTGAAACTAGACTTGCATGATATGGGTTGCGATTTTTATACAACTTGTACGCACAAATGGTTACTCGGTCCCAAGGGAACTGGATTTTTATATGTGAGAAAAGATATGCTCGATACTTTGCAAACTTTGTTTGTTGGTGGGGGCAGCGATACAGGTTGGGATATGTTGAAGACGCCGCCAACCTACAGTCCTTATGCTGCAACGGCACATCGTTATTATTATGGAACACAGAATGTGGCATTATATAGAGGCGTGGATGCAGCAATCGATTTTATGAATTATATAGGAATGGACCGCGTAGAAAAACGCAGTAGAGGGTTGGCCACACAATTGCAAAACAAATTATTGGCTATAGGTGATAAAATAGAAATGCTGACGCCCACCGAAGATGCTAGCCGTGGAGCAGTTGTTGGCTTTAGAATTAAAGGTGTCGTATACACAGATTTTTATAACCTTGCTGCCAAAAATGATATACGCATTCGCAGCGTAGCCGAGAATGGATTGAACTCACTCCGCGTTTCTACACATATATATAATAATATGGATGAGGTAGATAAATTGGTGGAGTTGGTTAAAGGGGTATAGTGTTTTTTCATACCTAAATATGAAGAAACTATATATTCTTTTTGCTTTAATACTTTTTATATTTGAGAAATCTCATGGGCAACGAAGGCAATTTGGTCAAATTGATAGGCTTGATTCTATTGTAAATAACTTTACTGTAAAACTAAATAACAATGGTGTTTCTAAAATAATTTATACAAAACATTATTGTGAAAGTATGATACCTCATAAGTGTGGTAATGTTATCTATATTTTTTGGAAAAATGCGGCAGAAAGTTACATTAAAAAATTTGATGGTTGCATTCAATATGCTGAATTCAAAATTACAAATAGTAATTTCTTTGATTTTTATGAAAAGTTTAAAGACACAATAAAAGATGAAGAAGTTCATCCATTTCAAACGGAAGTAAAAGAGAACCATAAAATTACAAGCAATCGTGATAGTGGGAGTGCTATAATATTCCCAGCAACTATTTCGATATATCATTATTGCGGCAGAGAGATTATTATATATGATCAGAATGATACTATTGAAAAATATTTCAATTATTTTGAACTTGAATACAAAAGCGGTGAGGATATTAATATAAACTATAATGCAAATAATAAGCTGAAATTGGTTCAATGGGACAAACGCACCAACGAATTAATAGAACAACTTGAAGCAGAGAAAAAATTTGTTAGCGTAAAATAATCTACCTCACAAATAACTCCGCAATAGTCTGCATCATATTAGAAAAAAAGTTTGCGTTTTCATTGATGATAAACATAAAGGGCGTGCCACGCAAACCAAAGAATGGACTTAAAGTAAAGGATAATTGCAATCCTATAATTGCAAACATCAGTGACCACGATTTTAAAAATATCATTCCTTTTGTAGCATACTTTTTATCAGGATTTTCTAGATCGAGATTATGCGTAATTTTTTTCATTTCTCGGTAGAAAAGATATATTCCTGTTAAGCCCGCAACTACAAAAATTAATATATTAATAAATTGTAACAATGCATAACTATAGCCCGCAATAAGGAAGAAGAAACTTAAGGGAGCAAATACTGCCTATACCAAAGCTATATAAGTATTGCATAATACAATGAACGAAAGTAACTGGTTGAAATGTTGCTTCGCCCCAAAGAATAACATAAAGAAAAACAAAGTTGGGAAACATATAAAGGAGGTGAAATAAAAAAGCAAAGGCAATTTGACAGCAGAAGAAAAAGTCTGTTCAATACCTTGCGATGCCCCGATTAAAAA from Bacteroidota bacterium includes the following:
- a CDS encoding cation:proton antiporter, translating into MKLSHSDIVTLITSLGVMLILSRFVGEFARKFKFPLVVGEIITGIILGKTILGHFKPVWGDHLFPSVGNVPLALNGITSLSVIMLLFVAGMEVELHILRKNGKRALLASMGGFLMPMAVGILLGYFFTDYFHIEQANKKVFALFLGTALSITALPVIARTLLDLGLYKTHIGSIVIAAAMIDDLMGWLIFSIVLSLIQTHKEATFALWQTIALTFAYAIVILTGAKWLIDKSLPWFQKKFSWPGGVLSMAFGLCFLGAAFTEYIGIHAVFGAFIFGIAFGDSKHLTYDARNIIYQFVTNIFAPLFFVSIGLRLDFIAHFDWHITALILIAAITTKLLGATLGSYIGGLNIKESLAVGFGMNARGAMEIILANLAFEAKLINETIFVALIIMAIVTSLLAGPMMQIFCKGIVKNSEPRFPDLKDTF
- a CDS encoding ABC transporter permease gives rise to the protein MLLKKIAYSLFVMLGVVILVFTLFNATAGGAAMDALGQRSDKASQQALEIEFGLNQPFSERLVTYINDLSPISFHTDDKTNTEKYNWAKIISVGKSAVVFKWPYLRRSFVSKKPVGEILEPAIKCTAILASAAMLLAIFGGIYLGIICALKQNTWVDKLLLTITNLGVSIPSFFAAVLIAWLFGYLWSSYTGLSMTGSLYDFDFETGRHIVWANLILPAITLGIRPLSVITQLTRNSMLDAMGMDYVRTARAKGLSEYRVLVYHALRNALNPVLTAVSGWFASLMAGAFFVEFVFNYRGLGMVTVDALEKNDLPVVMGAVVTVAFLFVLINLLVDLLYARLDPRLR
- the pyk gene encoding pyruvate kinase → MSNINFNRTKIVATIGPATSSYENLTKLIESGANVCRLNFSHGSYEDHRQVIQNVRDFNHATHNNICILLDLQGPKLRVGDMGPDGVYLIEGSTLTVTNQPIIGTPQKIYVNHTNLPAEVKIGEHILLDDGKIHLQVLSTDGLNNIETKIIYGGLLTSKKGFNLPQTNTSLPCLTEKDLADLDFGLQHNVEWIGLSFVRKASDIIELKQIIESKGKTTRVIAKIEKPEGVQNFDEILQVTDGVMVARGDLGVEMKMEEVPVIQKHIIKSCILAGKPVIVATQMMESMIKNPTPTRAEVNDIANSVFDGADAVMLSAETSVGAYPFEAVQKMSEIIAQVEKENEVYFKGKKPTSDSPLFLSDEICFTACRMSDHLGAKAIVGMTYSGYTGYKISSFRPKANIFIFTSNIPLLNTLSLVWGVRGLYYNKYESTDQTFSDLIEILKVKGFVSHGDIVIHTASMPIHEKQRTNAIKVSMV
- a CDS encoding glycosyltransferase gives rise to the protein MKLSVIIVNYNVKYFLEQCLLSVRHASKGLAVEVFVVDNNSVDGSVQMVAEKFPEFHIIANKENVGFSKGNNQAIKIAKGDYILLLNPDTVVQDDTFAKTIEFMDSHADAGGLGVMMVDGGGKYLPESKRGLPSPSVALYKMFGLSKLFPKSKVFGAYHLGYLDQNETHEIDVLSGAFMMLRKSLLDKIGALDETFFMYGEDVDLSYRITQAGYKNYYYPGSTIIHYKGESTKKSSVNYVLVFYKAMAIFAQKHFQRNKAGLFGLLINMAIYLRAGLAIVQRFIYMLWRPVLEGLLCFASLYILIQFWETQRYPNGGYYPAEFFKVNAPIYSILWVLGIYLNGGYRSNAGLLSLGRGIITGTLAVAVFYAFAPLEIRFSRALILLGGVGAFTICIIERLVINGLIYKSLIPRWGKEKNALIVGDLDEAIRVKNLLEKLAAPVKTLGIVTPEKAAKDDDRIIGYMAQLPQLIEVFSISEVIFCSKDIKAKDIITFMGNSNARHVDYKIVPEESLFVIGSNSKNSRGDFYTIEIHLELSQQGNKRLKRAFDILIAIIAIIVSPLAIILQGFKFHILQYAWQVFINKRTWVGYAGVGKADGLPSLKPGVFSPADVVGALPENGKTFEKINLLYAKNYSVDKDLGIIVQMIFKKKKS
- a CDS encoding aminotransferase class V-fold PLP-dependent enzyme, yielding MQNRRDFIRKTAMGTLAIAFANNMDAAVSMPSPQLLDSDEEKFWKLIRNQFPLSKEKIYLNNGTMGPSPYPVINAVHEAMRDNDIQGNYGGWEKTADKIAGFVGALPDEIALTHNVTDGINIVAWGVPLKKGDEVILTTHEHVGNATPWLNRAKLDGIVIKVFTPAKTAAETLQRINDVLTKKTKVIAVPHIPCTIGQILPIKEICKLAKDKNIFSCIDGAHGPGMLKLDLHDMGCDFYTTCTHKWLLGPKGTGFLYVRKDMLDTLQTLFVGGGSDTGWDMLKTPPTYSPYAATAHRYYYGTQNVALYRGVDAAIDFMNYIGMDRVEKRSRGLATQLQNKLLAIGDKIEMLTPTEDASRGAVVGFRIKGVVYTDFYNLAAKNDIRIRSVAENGLNSLRVSTHIYNNMDEVDKLVELVKGV
- a CDS encoding DUF1573 domain-containing protein; protein product: MKKITFLSAFAFAMIIGVKAQTPAAKVVNPNQAEIQFEETLHDFGNIKEGTQATFEFKFKNIGKEPLIISDVQRGCGCTTPVWPKEPIAPGKTAVVTATFDSNGRPGVFNKIVTVTSNGKTSSVVLTLKGFVENTPKPQPPVIQPTPPKP
- the smpB gene encoding SsrA-binding protein SmpB, yielding MPSIINKKAKFEYEFIDRYKAGIALTGTEVKSVRAGNVNMGDAFCTFFKGNLILRNLHIGVYKQGSYNNHEPMRERVLLLKKPELKKLLNKTKEKGLTIVPIEIFFSETGYAKIEIALARGKKTYDKRDDLKQKDIKRNTDRELA